The Pradoshia eiseniae DNA window AGTGCCTTGAGCTGCTCTTTGTCAAAGAACTCCAATAGCGGAGAATCCCCATCAGCCAATAGTTCTGTCAGCCAATCCTTCGCAAGCTTTGTATATAAGGGATGATGCGTTTTCGGATACGGGCTTTTCTTGCGGTAGAGTACTTCTTCTGGAAGAACCCCTTTAAGCGCTCTCCTTAGAATGCCTTTTTCCCGATTATCAGCCATCTTCATCTCCCAAGGAATATTCCACGCATATTCAACGAGCCGGTGATCAGCAAATGGTACTCTCACTTCAAGGCTCGCCCCCATGCTCATCCTGTCTTTCCTGTCGAGCAAATTGGTCATGAACCAGGTCATATTCAAATAGAATAATTGCCTTCTCTTCTGCTCAAGCTCTGACTCCCCTTCAAGAAGCGGTGTTTCTGCCAAGCTTTCTTTATATCTTGCTCGCATGTATTCTTCAAGATTTAGTTTTGCTTGCCAGTCGCTTCTAAGTAATGCTTGCCTTTCCTTGATGGACCTCATCCATGGGAAGGCATCCTTTGATAGACTTTCAGGATTATGGAACCATGGATATCCCCCAAAGATTTCGTCCGCACACTCCCCAGACAAGCCAACGACAAAATCCTTTTTGATATTCCGGCAGAACCACAGCAACGAGGAATCAATATCAGCCATACCCGGAAGGTCCTTGACCATGACGGCTTCAGCCAGATTCGTAATTAAGTCTTCCTGGCTGATGACACAATAATGATGATTCGTGCCAAATTCTTTTCTCATCAGCTCAATCCAATATCCGTCTGAATTGGGCTGAAAGTCATTTGCCACAAAATGAGAAGCATTATCCTCATAATCTATTGAATACGTATGAAGCGGCGGTTTTCCCTCATCATAAAATTGCTTAGCAGCAATTGCGGTAATCGCACTTGAGTCTAAACCGCCAGATAAAAACGTGCAAAGAGGTACATCTGAAACCAATTGCCGCTTTACGGCATCTGTTACGAGGTAGCGAACCTGTTCAACCGTTTCATCCAGGCTCTCCCCATGCGCTTCACTCTTTACATTCCAATACCGCCAGATGGATAATCCATCTCGGCTAAAGGTCATTGCATGGGCAGGTCTTAGTTCAGAAATATTCTTGAACACGCCGGCACCAGGTGTACGGGAAGGTCCAAGAGCAAATATTTCCGCTAATCCTTCTCGTGTGATGATAGGCTTTACTTCCGGGTGGGCAAGCAGCGCCTTTATCTCAGAGCCAAACAGTAATTGACCGCGCTGATGCGAATAGAAAAAAGGCTTCACGCCAAGTCGGTCTCTCGCTGCAAACAGTTGCTCCCT harbors:
- the asnB gene encoding asparagine synthase (glutamine-hydrolyzing); the encoded protein is MCGITGWVEYDRSINQEKMILTAMTDTLSKRGPDDMNIWDDKHVGLGHKRLVVVDPKGGKQPMVREKNGSKYVLCYNGELYNTEDIRKELLLKGYSFKGHSDTEVLITAYMEWKEKCVDFFNGIFAFAVWDGEREQLFAARDRLGVKPFFYSHQRGQLLFGSEIKALLAHPEVKPIITREGLAEIFALGPSRTPGAGVFKNISELRPAHAMTFSRDGLSIWRYWNVKSEAHGESLDETVEQVRYLVTDAVKRQLVSDVPLCTFLSGGLDSSAITAIAAKQFYDEGKPPLHTYSIDYEDNASHFVANDFQPNSDGYWIELMRKEFGTNHHYCVISQEDLITNLAEAVMVKDLPGMADIDSSLLWFCRNIKKDFVVGLSGECADEIFGGYPWFHNPESLSKDAFPWMRSIKERQALLRSDWQAKLNLEEYMRARYKESLAETPLLEGESELEQKRRQLFYLNMTWFMTNLLDRKDRMSMGASLEVRVPFADHRLVEYAWNIPWEMKMADNREKGILRRALKGVLPEEVLYRKKSPYPKTHHPLYTKLAKDWLTELLADGDSPLLEFFDKEQLKALVETGGASFKTPWYGQLMNGPQLLAYLIQVDLWFKHYHIQIED